The genomic region CTGGAGACAAAAGGATTCATTGAAGTGGAAGAACCCAGAAAAGCAGATATTATTATTTTTAATACCTGTGCAATAAGACATAAAGCTGAGCAAAAATTTTTAAGCAGCCTTGGAAGAGTTAAATATCTTAAAAAGAGAAATTCTCAATTAAAAATTGTTGTAGCAGGATGTGTAGCTCAACTTCAGGGTGAAAATCTCTTGAATAAAGCTCCATATATTGATTATATCATTGGCACAGATAACATCCATATGCTTGACAGTATTATTGAGAATCAAACTCCTCATAGAGTATTTACTTATGAAAACCCTGATGTTACTAACATCAAAATTCCTACAAAAAGAATGCACAATGTAAAAGCATGGGTAAATATAATTTATGGATGCAACAATTATTGTGCTTACTGTGTTGTTCCTTATTCACGGGGTAAGGAAAGAAGTAGACCCGTAGAAAGCATTCTTGAGGAAGTTAAATTGCTTGGAGAGCTTGGTTTTAAAGAGGTCACACTTCTTGGACAGAATGTAAATTCCTACAGAGATGGCAGTGTTGATTTTCCTGCATTACTTGAAAAAGTTAATGAAGTTAAAGGAATTGAAAGAATTCGTTTCGTTACTTCTCATCCCAAGGATTTGTCAAAGAGGCTTATTCAAACAATGAAAGATTGTGAGAAAGTATGTGAACACATTCATCTTCCTCTTCAAGCAGGCTCAAATAAAATTCTCAAACTTATGAATAGAAAATACAGTTATGAAGAATATTTTGAAAAAATATGCTGGCTCCGTGAAGCAATTCGGAATATTTCTATTACTTCAGACATTATTGTTGGATTTCCTCAAGAACAAGATGAAGATTTTGAAAAAACCTTAGATGCTTTAAGAGAAATCCAGTTTGACGGTATATTTGCTTTTAAGTTTTCTCCAAGGGCTCAAACTCCTGCAGCAAAACTTGATGGAGCTATTCCAGAGAATGTTAAATCCCGTAGACTCACAGAAGTTTTAAAGCTTCAGGATGAAATAACAGAGAGAAAAAACAAATTATTGGAAGGCACAATTCAAGAAGTTCTTATTGAAGATAGAGAAGGTGAATATTCAACAGGAAGAACAAGAACAAATAAAATAGTAAAAGTTACTTCTAATATTGCTTTAGGTAGTATGGTTGATATAAAAATTGTAAAGGCGCACAGACACTCCTTAGAAGGGGAAATTCTCCAAAAATGAAGGTATGTTTTATTACATATGGATGCAAGATTAATCAAGCAGAATCACAGAGATGGGAAAAACTTTTAAGGCTTAAAGGATATTCTGTTACAACTAATCCAGAAGAAGCAGAGATCTGGATCATAAACACCTGTGCAGTAACTCATAAAGCTGAGGTTCAATCAAGACAGATAATAGATAAAGCTAAAAGAACGGGTAAAAAAGCTTATGTAACAGGTTGTTACGTGGAACTCTGTAAAATCAACGGAAACGAAGATCTGAAAGTATTTTCAAATTTTGAAAAAAACAATATAATCAATATGTTTGAAGTATTAAATGAAAGTGATAAATTAAATATTTCAAGGCATAGAGCTATTGTTAAAATTCAGGATGGCTGTAATCACTATTGCAGTTATTGTATTGTGCCATATTTAAGAGGGAAACCAAGAAGTTATAAGTTTGAAGAAATTTTGAGAGAAATTAATGATTATACTGCAATGGGAATTAAAGAAATTGTTCTAAGTGGAGTAAATATTGGGCTTTACGGAATAGATTTTGAAAATAAAATAAAACTGAACAAACTTCTTAAAGCATTACTTAAAGAAACTTCTGGATTTAGAATAAGATTGAGTTCTATTGAAGTAAATCATATTGATGATGAGTTTCTTGAAATAATCTCTGATCGTAGAATTTGCAAACATCTTCATATTCCTGTTCAGCATGGAAGCGATAAAATTCTTAATTTGATGAATAGACCATATAATTCTATTCAATTTCTGCGTGTAATAGAAAAAATTTTGAAATTATATCCTGATATTGCAATTGGCACTGATGTAATAGTGGGTTTTCCAGCAGAGACTGAAGAAGATTTTAAGAAAACTTTACAATTAATAGAAAAAATTAGATTTTCCTATCTCCATGTTTTCCCATACTCAAAGAGACCTTTTACCAAAGCATCTCAGATGTCTGAACATATTCCTGAAAGCCTTAAAAAGGAGAGAGTAAACTACTTAATAAAAATTGGCAAAAAGAAAAAATCAGAATATATAAAAAAATTTTTGGGTTCTGAACTTGAAGTAATCGTTGAAAGCAAAAAAAATGGTTTTTTTTCAGGAACTTCTGACAATTATATTAAATGTTTTATTGACAGTAAAGAGTCTATCACAGGAAATATTTTAAGAGTCATTGTAAATAATGTTGACGAAGAACATGCTTTTGCAACTCTAATTAACGATAGATAATAACTCAAAAATCAGCTTGCTCGATTAATACTCAATTCAAGATTTTTCTATAAGATTTATAATATTTTGCGATTTTCTCACAAAAATTTTAACAGGTTTTAAACAATTTTTATCATTAAAATTTTGTCCGATAATGTATATTATGTTAAATTTT from Thermodesulfovibrio sp. 3907-1M harbors:
- the miaB gene encoding tRNA (N6-isopentenyl adenosine(37)-C2)-methylthiotransferase MiaB; the protein is MKGRAVYIKTFGCQMNEHDTERMLGILETKGFIEVEEPRKADIIIFNTCAIRHKAEQKFLSSLGRVKYLKKRNSQLKIVVAGCVAQLQGENLLNKAPYIDYIIGTDNIHMLDSIIENQTPHRVFTYENPDVTNIKIPTKRMHNVKAWVNIIYGCNNYCAYCVVPYSRGKERSRPVESILEEVKLLGELGFKEVTLLGQNVNSYRDGSVDFPALLEKVNEVKGIERIRFVTSHPKDLSKRLIQTMKDCEKVCEHIHLPLQAGSNKILKLMNRKYSYEEYFEKICWLREAIRNISITSDIIVGFPQEQDEDFEKTLDALREIQFDGIFAFKFSPRAQTPAAKLDGAIPENVKSRRLTEVLKLQDEITERKNKLLEGTIQEVLIEDREGEYSTGRTRTNKIVKVTSNIALGSMVDIKIVKAHRHSLEGEILQK
- the mtaB gene encoding tRNA (N(6)-L-threonylcarbamoyladenosine(37)-C(2))-methylthiotransferase MtaB — protein: MKVCFITYGCKINQAESQRWEKLLRLKGYSVTTNPEEAEIWIINTCAVTHKAEVQSRQIIDKAKRTGKKAYVTGCYVELCKINGNEDLKVFSNFEKNNIINMFEVLNESDKLNISRHRAIVKIQDGCNHYCSYCIVPYLRGKPRSYKFEEILREINDYTAMGIKEIVLSGVNIGLYGIDFENKIKLNKLLKALLKETSGFRIRLSSIEVNHIDDEFLEIISDRRICKHLHIPVQHGSDKILNLMNRPYNSIQFLRVIEKILKLYPDIAIGTDVIVGFPAETEEDFKKTLQLIEKIRFSYLHVFPYSKRPFTKASQMSEHIPESLKKERVNYLIKIGKKKKSEYIKKFLGSELEVIVESKKNGFFSGTSDNYIKCFIDSKESITGNILRVIVNNVDEEHAFATLINDR